One window of the Sparus aurata chromosome 17, fSpaAur1.1, whole genome shotgun sequence genome contains the following:
- the snip1 gene encoding smad nuclear-interacting protein 1, which yields MTKEKRHRRRESPERESKVKIKQEKLSPVRPQTSRRSRSRSSGTSSPQRRRTSRSPARTRDRSPGRRETSPARRSSRSPRNRRSPHRGADVRIKREREEHRGSGDERRRRNDQPEERRSRWESDRPRERDRGGERHRERDALTSQQAERQQHDERRRENRQRREEAQDQDFGRSDGGPNEDASPPVDKEKPNFGLSGALTEDTNTFRGVVIKYNEPPEARIPKRRWRLYPFKNDEPLPVMYIHRQSAYLLGRQRKIADIPIDHPSCSKQHAVFQYRLVEFTRADGTPGRRVRPYIIDLGSGNGTYLNNKRIDAQRYYELKEKDVIKFGFSSREYVLLHEFSDTTEVDAKPEEGEDEEDEGLDE from the exons ATGACCAAAGAAAAGCGACACAGGAGGAGAGAATCTCCGGAGCGGGAGTCCAAAGTGAAGATTAAGCAGGAGAAACTGAGCCCTGTTAGGCCACAGACATCACGCCGCTCGAGGTCCAGATCCAGCGGCACCTCAagtccacagaggaggagaacgagCAG ATCACCGGCCCGGACGAGAGACCGCTCACCAGGTAGAAGGGAGACCTCTCCCGCCAGGCGAAGCAGCAGATCGCCTAGGAACAGGAGAAGTCCCCATCGTGGAGCTGATGTCAGAATAAAGCGG GAGCGAGAGGAGCATCGGGGTAGTGGTGACGAGCGGAGGAGACGAAACGACCAGCCAGAGGAGAGGCGGAGCAGGTGGGAATCAGACAGACCTCGGGAGAGGGACCGTGGCGGAGAAAGACACCGAGAGCGAGACGCCCTCACCTCCCAACAAGCTGAGAGACAGCAGCACGATGAACGGCGCCGGGAAAATCGTCAGCGGCGCGAAGAAGCCCAAGACCAGGATTTCGGACGGTCTGACGGCGGGCCCAACGAAGACGCGTCCCCTCCTGTCGACAAGGAGAAGCCCAACTTCGGACTGTCGGGGGCTCTGACggaagacacaaacacattccgGGGGGTGGTGATCAAGTACAACGAGCCGCCCGAGGCACGCATTCCCAAGCGCAGATGGCGACTGTACCCTTTCAAGAATGATGAACCCCTTCCAGTCATGTACATTCACAGACAGAGTGCCTATTTGTTGGGGCGGCAGAGAAAAATCGCTGATATCCCCATCGACCACCCATCCTGCTCCAAGCAACATGCAGTTTTCCAGTACAG ACTGGTGGAGTTTACGCGTGCCGACGGCACCCCTGGCCGCAGGGTGAGACCGTACATCATCGACCTGGGTTCCGGCAACGGCACCTACCTGAACAACAAGCGCATAGACGCCCAGCGCTATTACGAGCTCAAAGAGAAAGACGTGATCAAGTTTGGCTTCAGCAGCCGCGAGTACGTCCTCCTGCACGAGTTCTCAGACACAACCGAGGTGGACGCCAAGCCCGAAGAAGGGGAAGACGAGGAAGACGAGGGTCTCGATGAGTAA
- the dnali1 gene encoding axonemal dynein light intermediate polypeptide 1, producing MIPPAESLLKYDNPVSITKSTDGKSRKGRPLRVNPQQPTDSSPIPPPPKSKSPSAEASKQENEDILNAILPPRTWTEDDQLWVQQVSSAPCTRADVIHLEELLDTKLQQRQARVTGICPVRRELYSQCFDELIRQVTINCAERGLLLLRVRDEIQMTIAAYQTLYESSVAFGMRKALQAEQGKADMEKHISDLEDEIQELKKELNEQRARCDATEKREKEKRQVEEKKHAEEIQFLKRTNQQLKTQLEGIIMPKK from the exons atgattCCACCGGCCGAATCTCTCCTGAAATACGACAACCCAGTGTCGATCACTAAGAGCACAGACGGAAAATCACGAAAG GGGCGCCCTCTGAGAGTGAACCCTCAGCAGCCGACTGACTCTAGCCCCATCCCACCACCTCCTAAATCAAAATCCCCCTCTGCCGAGGCCAGCAAGCAGGAGAACGAGGACATCCTGAATGCCATCCTTCCGCCCAG GACATGGACAGAGGACGACCAGCTGTGGGTGCAACAAGTGTCCAGTGCACCTTGCACCAGAGCAGATGTTATTCACCTAGAGGAGCTGCTGGACACGAAGCTACAGCAAAGGCAGGCCAGGGTCACAGGAATCTGCCCCGTCCGCAGGGAGCTCTACTCCCAGTGCTTTG ATGAGCTGATCCGACAGGTGACCATCAACTGTGCAGAGAGGGGTCTGCTGCTGTTGCGGGTCAGAGATGAGATTCAAATGACTATTGCCGCCTACCAGACACTGTATGAAAGCAGCGTGGCTTTCGGCATGAGGAAGGCACTGCAGGCCGAGCAGGGCAAGGCTGACATGGAGAAACAt ATTTCTGATCTGGAGGATGAAATACAAGAGCTAAAGAAGGAACTGAACGAACAGAGAGCGAGATGTGATGCTactgaaaagagagaaaaggaaaagcgACAGGTGGAGGAAAAGAAGCATGCCGAAGAGATTCAGTTCCTGAAGAGAACCAACCAGCAGCTCAAG ACCCAGCTCGAAGGGATCATTATGCCAAAGAAGTAA
- the gnl2 gene encoding nucleolar GTP-binding protein 2, giving the protein MVKPRFKGKMSINPSASSSNPDRPKGAGGSHMRDRATINRLNMYRQKQRCNNRGKVVKPLQYQSTVAPGTVARVEPNIKWFANTRVIKQSSLQKFQEEMGAVQKDPYRVVMKRSKLPMSLLHDRVKAHNSKVHILDTEGFETTFGPKAQRKRPSLMVGDMKDLVEQAEASAESYNADNDRDLMTEDTGVRVEVREEIFKKGQSKRIWGELYKVIDSSDVIIQVLDARDPMGTRSKSIESYLKKEKSWKHLIFVLNKCDLIPAWVTKRWVAVLSQEYPTLAFHASLTNSFGKGSLIQLLRQFGKLHTDKKQISVGFIGYPNVGKSSVINTLRSKKVCNVAPLAGETKVWQYITLMRRIFLIDCPGVVYPSEDSESDIVLKGVVQVEKIKNPEEHIGAVLERAKPEYIQKTYRIPTWNSAEDFLEKLAMRTGKLLKGGEPDLSTVSKMVLNDWQRGRIPFFVKPPGPEGDREDKKTLAVEGPSEVVAKEEQPENPDAVSEEHGEQQQQQRQKEQVQKILANVRQNFGKIYVAPEFNEEDLVPVEMPDLDMSDFSGSDNEEDSEEEEGEEEDETKVEPADAEAVESEPAEAQTGKEKGSKSSREVIRALDEKISKYKQFLDRAKSKRFSAIRIPKALSDKAFTDIKTKQEAAAAKQAQEKAANQRSKKRKAEDEESAQPRRLTSKQRRAMDRAHRVKKVGARYYETHNVKNKNKNRKAPAPATEGKKAKRSKH; this is encoded by the exons ATGGTGAAGCCACGGTTTAAGGGGAAAATGTCGATAAACCCCTCGGCGTCCAGCAGCAACCCTG ATCGGCCGAAAGGTGCTGGTGGCTCCCACATGAGGGACCGAGCCACTATCAACCGTCTGAATATGTACAGGCAGAAGCAGAGATG TAATAACCGTGGAAAAGTCGTCAAACCTTTACAGTACCAGTCCACAGTGGCTCCAGGGACCGTAGCCAGAGTTGAACCCAACATCAAATGGTTTG CAAATACCCGTGTGATCAAGCAGTCGTCCCTCCAGAAGTTCCAAGAAGAGATGGGAGCAGTACAAAAGGATCCATATCGTGTGGTGATGAAACGAAGCAAACTCCCCATGTCCCTCTTGCATGATAGAGTCAAAGCCCAT AACTCCAAGGTGCATATTCTAGACACGGAGGGTTTTGAGACCACGTTTGGGCCCAAGGCTCAGCGGAAGAGGCCCAGTCTCATGGTGGGGGATATGAAAGACCTCGTAGAACAGGCTGAAGCCTCGGCTGAGAGCTACAATGCAGACAACGACAGAGACCTGATGACTGAGGACACCGGGGTCAG GGTGGAAGTCCGTGAGGAAATCTTCAAAAAGGGTCAGTCGAAGAGGATCTGGGGGGAACTTTACAAG GTGATTGACTCATCTGATGTCATCATCCAAGTCCTGGATGCTCGTGATCCCATGGGAACGCGCTCCAAGAGCATAGAGTCGTATCTGAAAAAGGAGAAATCCTGGAAACATCTGATCTTTGTTCTTAATAAGTGTGACCTCATCCCTGCCTGGGTCACG AAACGGTGGGTAGCTGTTTTGTCACAAGAGTACCCCACTCTGGCTTTCCATGCCAGCCTCACCAACTCGTTTGGTAAAGGCTCCCTCATCCAACTGCTCAGGCAGTTTGGCAAG CTTCACACAGACAAGAAACAGATAAGTGTTGGTTTTATTGGCTACCCTAATGTGGGAAAAAGCTCAGTCATAAACACCCTGCGGTCCAAGAAGGTCTGCAATGTGGCCCCCCTCGCTGGAGAAACAAAG GTATGGCAGTACATCACTCTGATGAGGCGCATCTTCCTCATCGACTGTCCTGGTGTCGTCTACCCCTCAGAAGACAGTGAATCTGATATTGTCTTGAAAGGAGTG gttcaagtggAGAAGATCAAGAACCCAGAGGAGCACATTGGGGCCGTGCTGGAGCGGGCCAAGCCTGAATACATTCAGAAGACCTACCGCATTCCCACTTGGAACTCTGCTGAAGACTTTCTTGAGAAGCTGGCGATGCGCACTGGGAAACTTCTGAAG GGCGGTGAGCCAGATCTCTCCACTGTCTCCAAAATGGTGTTGAATGACTGGCAGAGAGGACGTATTCCCTTCTTTGTGAAACCCCCTGGACCTGAGGGGGATCGTGAG GACAAGAAGACATTGGCAGTTGAAGGACCCTCAGAGGTAGTTGCAAAAGAGGAACAGCCAGAGAATCCGGATGCAGTCTCAGAGGAACAtggggagcagcagcagcagcagaggcagaaagagCAGGTCCAGAAGATTCTGGCTAATGTGCGACAGAACTTTGGCAAGATTTATGTGGCACCGGAGTTCAACGAGGAAGACTTGGTGCCTGTGGAGATGCCTGACCTGGATATGTCTGACTTCTCTGGCTCTGATAACGAAGAAgacagtgaggaagaggagggtgaagaggaggacgagACCAAAGTTGAACCAGCCGATGCGGAGGCTGTGGAATCCGAGCCCGCAGAAGCTCAGACTGGCAAGGAGAAAGGCAGCAAGAGTTCACGCGAGGTGATTCGTGCGCTGGATGAGAAGATCTCCAAGTACAAGCAGTTCCTGGACCGGGCCAAATCCAAACGCTTCTCTGCAATCCG GATACCTAAGGCTCTTTCGGACAAAGCGTTCACGGACATCAAGACTAaacaagaagcagcagcagcaaagcaaGCACAGGAAAAAG CTGCAAACCAGAGGAGCAAGAAGAGGAAAGCTGAAGACGAGGAGTCAGCACAGCCGCGCCGGCTGACGTCTAAACAG AGAAGAGCGATGGACCGTGCTCACAGGGTGAAGAAAGTCGGTGCACGCTATTACGAAACACACAAtgtgaaaaacaagaacaagaacagaAAGGCCCCAGCACCCGCCACAGAAGGCAAAAAGGCCAAACGATCAAAGCACTAG